The following nucleotide sequence is from Oncorhynchus kisutch isolate 150728-3 linkage group LG29, Okis_V2, whole genome shotgun sequence.
aacaccatcactaccaccacagcTGAGCTGATGTGTGCTGAAGCCATTCTGGACATCTCTAAAGCTGTCATTAAAATTCCAGAGGCCTTTAACCCTAACGCAGCGGACCTTATCAATATCAACAGCAGTTCCACAGAATCCACCACTTCCCTCCTCATCTCCACAAACTGTcctgatgatgataataataaaagTGATGATGAGAGCTCCGTTGACAGTGAGGAGGGGATCGAACAGGAAATCCGGAAGTTTCTCGAGCAGAAGGCCCAAATGCACAAACTGTTGCCTGGTTCAGCTGTTGGTACTACAAGTCAGGGTGGAACTAACACTACGACTGAACCAGAGAAAAACACCAAACTGAGTCTGGCCCAGAAGAAAACACTGAGGCTGTCTTTGACACAGAGAAGAAAGCGCAAAGAGGAAGGCGGCAGCAGGAACGGTTCCAAGGAGGAACGAGAGACTGATCTCGGAATGAAAGAAGAGGCCGTCACGAAACCCTTGACTGAGCATGACAGAGGGTCAGGCTCATCCTTGTTGTCCCTGAAGAAAGCCCCACTGAAATCAGTGAAgggctcagagaggaggagggaacagagtggagagaaGAGTAGCTCACTGGACAGTGACGAAGACCTGGACACTGCAATAAAAGATTTGCTCAAGACCAAGAAGAAGTTGAAAAAGAAGACTAGAGATATGAAGTTGAAGTCAAGGAAGGGCCTCAAGGATGATGAGTATTTGTCTAGAAAAACAGCATCACCGCTAAAGAAGCTCAGAACGGAGTCTGAGCCCAAGACCAGCAGTCTTTTGAAAACGACCCTTaaagtcactactactactacagcccaAAGTGGCAATGACAACAGAGAGAAGTGCAAAGTGAGTAAGAATGTGTCAAAGCATCCACAGAGCAATAAGAAGAAAGAGCCCCTTAACCAGGCATATGAGACAGACCGGTCTGAAgggacaaaatgtgtagaatgctTGTCGGGAGTTAATGACCCAGGGGTGTTTCAGATAAAGGAAGATAGTAGTTCAGTGGACAGCGATGACAGCATTGAACAGGAGATCAGAAAGTTCCTGGCGGAAAAGGCTAAAGTTTCTACTACCGCAGGGAACACGGGAGATGGAAAGGAGATTGGGAACGGCAAGGGCAAAACTACAATCCCTCTCACAGAGAAAAGCACCAAGATGGAAAATCAGCTGGCTGATATTCCAAGAATGGATGTTACCCAATTCCCTGACCCGTCTCGTCAGAGCAGTTCTGAGCAGAGAGGAGTTCTGGACAGAGGAGTCTTTCCCAACACACCCCCAGGAAACCCCACCTCCATCCTAGGAACAGCCAGGGGACCGTGCCTCCTTTCAGCCCTCACCCCCAGCTCCTATCCTACAGCCCTGGAGCCTGCTGATGGCGCTGGGGCTGCCAGAGCTGACAAGAGGAGTTCGGGTTCAGGAAGCGGTAATGCCCACCAGTATGCCAGCTCAGAGATGGCAAGGGGTCACAGCCACAGGTCATTTCCAAGCCCCAGCACCCACTTGCCCAGGACTGACTCAGAGCAGTGGCTTAAGAGCCAAGCGTTCCCCCCCACTGAGACAAAAGAGAAGATCCATAACCGGAACCCATTCCAGTACAGCTCACCTAGTTTTGGTGAGAAGACAGCCACCACGCATGCGTATCAGTGTGGCGTACCAGCCAGTATCTATCAACATAGAAGGAGAGCTGAGCCTGCACCTGCATTGGacacacctgtctccacctgtccTGATGTTGTACGGATTGGGAGGATCATCAAATCACCACTGGTTCCTTTCCACTGCCCCTCATCCTCAGAGACCGCCGTCGTCTTCAGCTCTCCGTTCCCAAGCCTAACCAGGAGACCTGTGGAGACTGGGCCGTCTGGGAGGTACTTCCTCCAGGGTCATGGGTCAGGGCCGGGCAGCCGCTGGGGTCAacctccaaccctgaccccaggGCCATCGGAGAGCAGCGTGGTACACGTGGCCAAGAACCAGACCACGTTTGTCGAACTGTCTGAGAACAAGACCAATCATGTACAAGTCAGGAGCAGGGAGTTGACAGTGATTGAGGGAAAGAAGGAAAGGAGAAGTGACTTGCCAGCAGGAGAGAAGGAAAAAGAAAGGGAGGGCAGAAAgccagaggagaaaggaggagagcagatagaaagacaaggagaggaggagtgtgtagATGAGACCGATGTCAGCGAGTCAGACGAGAGGACGAGCCCAGAGAAGAAGCAGGGCTTTCCTACTTTGTAAGTTCAGGCTTTTTCCTTGTAACTTCACATAGTAGCATCACATagcctttttttgtttttttgtttaccTATTGCGTGTGCCCTCCTTCCTAGTGGAAATCATGTGCATTTGTTCATTTGACGGTTCCAAGGGATAGTTTGTTTGTTGATACACAAAATGAGCATAGTGCAAAGCTTATTTTTATATGTTTGTACATTTTATACATCTATTTAAAATACTATAACACAATGTCATCAAGGATTTAAGACAAACCtaccttttcttttttttttttcatttgttCTGTGAGATTCCATTTTCTGTTACGTTCTTATCATTCAAGCTCTTAAAAGCAATATCAATCACCACCCTGAAACAACGAGCCCCGTGCATGAAGGCTCAAACCACCAATgcacagctgtgtgtgtctggtcaCTTAATACAGGAACTGGTTATTTTTGTGTCccttgacatttaaaaaaaactttcaaACCCTATCAAATATATAAACCTAACCACTAAAATACTACACTAGTACTATAAAATGTTAGGTCAAGTACAGAATTATAAAGACAATTTTAACAGGGAGCAGTGAGGTAGAAGTGTTTTGTAGCTCCATGGATGAATGGCTTAAGGGACTCCTTTTTATAATG
It contains:
- the LOC109874025 gene encoding protein phosphatase 1 regulatory subunit 26 → MCSHPPQHHTRMYLMNVPPVAAIHTEWKSSCGGPPGGFSGLPICFNDSDSDLSTTGTPIPEKVQMIIESLRSTHSSLDMGNDTEGNQVLSGQPGQDVGARGSQGQGFKARRGLPVVVGPKFRGPLPATHINNLLAVPEVSSNVDSGSQSSDSDDSVDRGIEEAIQEYLKEKDDHKRKAEPEPSTNILLPPKMPRREPPPTVPEPPKPQSDSNKVLTASNQVPKSVKTETQDTTPPAMKKRVKSKTPTCKENPFKKLGTTSKAAVVQKLSSFERKRGPSISNPLSGKLKCPLVKAVEEHLSDSDSSSDDGIEEAIQRYQQERKRERHEGGGRQSSKPLLLLKEESDSSSSDDGIEEAIRHYQLEKQKEKKSVPKLSLSLPPKHKQVSKAATSLYCPESISSPAGAMKKHKLSKNKKNKPETRDVKSYLPSQTPGSSLSLIKTRLAASCPQGNGLLLLTHVEPLREREQEQHTTPGPATLKVNTITTTTAELMCAEAILDISKAVIKIPEAFNPNAADLININSSSTESTTSLLISTNCPDDDNNKSDDESSVDSEEGIEQEIRKFLEQKAQMHKLLPGSAVGTTSQGGTNTTTEPEKNTKLSLAQKKTLRLSLTQRRKRKEEGGSRNGSKEERETDLGMKEEAVTKPLTEHDRGSGSSLLSLKKAPLKSVKGSERRREQSGEKSSSLDSDEDLDTAIKDLLKTKKKLKKKTRDMKLKSRKGLKDDEYLSRKTASPLKKLRTESEPKTSSLLKTTLKVTTTTTAQSGNDNREKCKVSKNVSKHPQSNKKKEPLNQAYETDRSEGTKCVECLSGVNDPGVFQIKEDSSSVDSDDSIEQEIRKFLAEKAKVSTTAGNTGDGKEIGNGKGKTTIPLTEKSTKMENQLADIPRMDVTQFPDPSRQSSSEQRGVLDRGVFPNTPPGNPTSILGTARGPCLLSALTPSSYPTALEPADGAGAARADKRSSGSGSGNAHQYASSEMARGHSHRSFPSPSTHLPRTDSEQWLKSQAFPPTETKEKIHNRNPFQYSSPSFGEKTATTHAYQCGVPASIYQHRRRAEPAPALDTPVSTCPDVVRIGRIIKSPLVPFHCPSSSETAVVFSSPFPSLTRRPVETGPSGRYFLQGHGSGPGSRWGQPPTLTPGPSESSVVHVAKNQTTFVELSENKTNHVQVRSRELTVIEGKKERRSDLPAGEKEKEREGRKPEEKGGEQIERQGEEECVDETDVSESDERTSPEKKQGFPTLSLSSAIDPGVNLSPYIALNTEERSKRRGLTYKAVAVKQPKTKIKKPVKRVLQFLPLSRKNESTWK